The proteins below come from a single Xyrauchen texanus isolate HMW12.3.18 chromosome 3, RBS_HiC_50CHRs, whole genome shotgun sequence genomic window:
- the LOC127625438 gene encoding uncharacterized protein LOC127625438, with protein sequence MFNPHQHQQQQQQQFHQHLRQLQQLFQQQTPPPPPPPPPPPQPPPAHHITHHHQTARSIAVPAPAPPPARMVNLCSATQAIIAPNPMLQGALLMQQMQAGSMRGFAMGGQQFPQFFAPGSRASLLGPVPMGVAIKTPHMGFSRHFTPHARYFSNDYQSRQPDRKRESEHKSAVNNDSQSEAGSSRAADEAAGVADPSCQSSSEPLDEPAAKKQKTDGSEELVEAESTQISEYKHPDPAECPLQEAGSMDGPDAAEADEPSRAAQQVKCTEDNIAQEHENSDITDDITDSDAVTDIKETSLTARGQEEVKDGGGETASRFFCYICNITCHNQQSFQSHMNGLTHQQKMMEIQHMSNACLVTLLPRVQESLQGARKDGEKRPGLQRWCSTCQTHFTTNVMDHRRTNEHKRCSRSSCTRCTVCKHDFRTPREFVEHMQSTEHKQRVERLWKESGKDGMDELNAESFLGDEDGDFTDDEREEEEHGKEGLSAQMEVAMEDLTEDEEFDPDTVYGSSFVVPVAGFLCRLCNHFFHFESSARHVHCKTLKHFHSLKSYKALKTHEDAGSTSADHPSPDQTSTREPPCPSPESLNPKPALQTPQSSCISSLPVLRISSDPETNRTPDQQPKQDEDLTGVAHSTPPCQSGEDADDEPITAQPEEEEEEEGGIISEGRGIKGRDRTLAKRRGRGGRRC encoded by the exons ATGTTCAACCCACATCAgcaccagcagcagcagcagcagcagtttcATCAGCACCTGCGACAGCTGCAGCAGCTCTTTCAGCAGCAGACACCTCCACCacctcctccaccaccaccaccaccacaacctCCACCTGCTCATCACATCACACATCACCATCAGACTGCACG GTCTATAGCTGTGCCCGCCCCTGCGCCCCCTCCAGCCCGCATGGTAAACCTCTGCTCAGCCACTCAAGCCATCATTGCACCCAATCCCATGCTGCAGGGGGCGCTACTCATGCAACAAATGCAGG CGGGCAGCATGCGAGGGTTTGCTATGGGTGGGCAGCAGTTCCCTCAGTTCTTCGCTCCTGGATCCAGAGCATCTCTCCTCGGGCCAGTCCCAATGGGAGTGGCCATCAAAACGCCACACATGGGATTCTCtcgacatttcaccccacacgcACGCTACTTCAGCAAT GACTATCAGTCACGTCAGCCAGACAGGAAAAGGGAAAGCGAGCataagtctgctgtgaacaacGACAGTCAATCAGAAGCGGGCAGCAGCAGAG ctGCAGATGAAGCTGCAGGTGTTGCTGATCCCAGTTGTCAATCATCTTCAGAACCGCTCGATGAACCGGCAGCCAAAAAACAGAAGACTGACGG GTCAGAGGAGCTTGTGGAGGCCGAATCGACTCAAATCAGTGAATATAAACATCCAGATCCTGCAG AGTGTCCACTGCAGGAAGCAGGCAGCATGGACGGCCCAGATGCCGCTGAGGCAGATGAACCGAGTCGAGCGGCCCAG CAGGTTAAATGTACAGAAGACAACATCGCTCAAGAGCATGAGAACAGTGACATCACCGATGACATCACAGACTCTGATGCAGTCACTGACATCAAGGAGACTTCTCTCACGGCCAGAGGTCAGGAGGAGGTCAAAGATGGAGGAGGAGAGACCGCCAGCAGGTTCTTCTGCTACATTTGCAACATCACGTGCCATAACCAGCAG AGTTTCCAGAGCCATATGAACGGACTGACGCACCAGCAGAAGATGATGGAGATCCAGCACATGAGCAACGCGTGTCTCGTCACGCTGCTGCCACGAGTCCAAGAGTCTCTGCAAGGAGCTCGTAAAGACGG AGAGAAGAGACCAGGCCTGCAGAGGTGGTGCTCCACCTGCCAAACTCACTTCACCACCAACGTCATGGACCATCGCAGAACAAATGAGCACAAG CGCTGTAGTCGCTCGTCCTGCACCCGCTGTACTGTCTGTAAGCACGACTTCAGGACGCCCCGAGAGTTTGTGGAGCACATGCAGTCGACAGAGCATAAACAAAGAGTCGAGCgg CTGTGGAAGGAGTCGGGAAAAGACGGCATGGATGAGCTGAACGCTGAGTCGTTTTTGGGTGATGAGGACGGGGATTTCACCGATGATGAGAGGGAGGAAGAGGAACACGGGAAG GAGGGTTTATCGGCACAGATGGAGGTCGCAATGGAAGATCTGACTGAAGACGAGGAGTTTGACCCGGACACCGTATACG GATCGAGTTTTGTGGTTCCTGTCGCTGGGTTTCTCTGTCGACTCTGCAATCATTTCTTTCACTTTGAGTCTTCAGCTCGACACGTTCACTGCAAAACACTCAAACACTTCCACAGTCTGAAG AGTTATAAAGCCTTAAAGACACATGAAGACGCCGGATCAACTTCAGCAGACCATCCCAGTCCAGATCAAACCAGCACCAGAGAACCTCCGTGTCCCTCACCAGAGTCTCTCAACCCAAAACCAGCCCTCCAAACGCCACAGTCCAGCTGCATTAGCTCACTTCCTGTCCTCCGGATCAGCAGCGACCCGGAAACCAACCGGACGCCAGACCAGCAGCCGAAGCAGGACGAAGATCTCACGGGTGTGGCGCACTCGACTCCTCCCTGCCAATCTGGAGAGGACGCAGACGATGAACCAATTACAGCACAgcctgaggaggaggaggaggaggagggcggcATTATCTCAGAGGGGCGGGGCATCAAGGGTCGTGACCGGACTCTGGCTAAGAGACGAGGACGAGGAGGGAGACGATGctga